From Paenibacillus physcomitrellae, the proteins below share one genomic window:
- a CDS encoding DUF1641 domain-containing protein translates to MAKPITFINKKVLTEEEQKQQKLQQLADEMAESSEALKNTLSIMKELNDIGILEAAQSMLKAKEEITKILLAQVTREPVTNAINNLMGAAGALSEIDPATTTKLMKSLSNGMESGEEFLHNQKKIGVMDLMRVLKDPDVNRAVGFGIHFLKGLGQGLAERKDDNEEFISKKDK, encoded by the coding sequence ATGGCCAAGCCAATTACATTCATTAATAAGAAGGTATTGACGGAAGAGGAGCAGAAACAGCAAAAGCTGCAGCAGCTCGCGGACGAAATGGCCGAAAGCAGCGAAGCGCTCAAAAATACGCTTTCGATCATGAAAGAGCTGAACGACATCGGCATTCTCGAAGCAGCTCAGTCCATGCTGAAGGCCAAAGAGGAAATCACCAAAATCCTGCTGGCCCAGGTGACCCGTGAGCCGGTAACCAATGCCATCAACAATCTGATGGGTGCAGCCGGTGCTTTGAGCGAAATCGATCCGGCTACGACAACCAAGCTGATGAAGAGCCTTTCGAACGGCATGGAGTCCGGGGAGGAGTTTTTGCATAACCAGAAGAAGATCGGCGTGATGGATTTGATGCGGGTGCTTAAAGACCCGGACGTCAACCGCGCCGTCGGCTTTGGCATCCATTTCCTGAAGGGACTCGGGCAAGGACTGGCTGAACGCAAGGATGACAACGAGGAGTTTATCTCCAAGAAGGATAAATAA
- a CDS encoding YeiH family protein, whose protein sequence is MKNTGGTIGGTPITATLETTLGTTLETKRGKQSGWLRWCGGLAFTFIIALISYYLGKLPGLDHVGALACAILIAVIYRQFAGYPEALRPGIQFASKKLLRFAIILFGLKLNMDVVLHQGLGLLARDVVTILFAIGATLLLAKWLKADMSLSLLLGIGTGVCGAAAIAAVSPIVKAKEEDTAIGAGLIALVGTLFAIAYTVVRPFLPFTPVEYGTWAGISLHEIAHVALAGAPAGTDGLAIALLAKLGRVFLLVPLSFVLLFWMNRKNNKKQIPSANAASKIEFPWFLIGFILMSLFGSYVLGQAITLPEAIMNDISVVTSFLLSMAMIGLGLNVSLKDVRSKAMRPLLIMVIVSVLLSGLAYLMV, encoded by the coding sequence ATGAAAAATACAGGGGGAACCATAGGTGGAACTCCGATTACAGCCACACTCGAAACAACATTAGGGACAACACTCGAAACAAAACGAGGCAAACAGTCCGGCTGGCTGCGCTGGTGCGGAGGCCTTGCGTTTACCTTTATTATAGCCTTAATCAGTTATTACCTGGGCAAGCTGCCCGGATTGGATCATGTCGGCGCCTTGGCCTGCGCCATTCTGATTGCCGTCATTTACCGGCAGTTTGCCGGTTATCCGGAGGCGCTTCGGCCCGGGATTCAGTTCGCTTCCAAAAAACTGCTCCGCTTCGCCATCATCCTGTTCGGCCTGAAGCTGAATATGGACGTCGTGCTGCACCAGGGACTGGGCTTGCTCGCCCGTGATGTGGTGACCATTCTGTTTGCCATCGGCGCGACCCTGCTGTTGGCCAAATGGCTAAAAGCCGATATGTCGCTGTCCTTGCTGCTCGGCATCGGTACGGGCGTCTGCGGGGCGGCAGCGATTGCCGCCGTGTCCCCGATTGTGAAAGCCAAAGAAGAGGATACAGCGATTGGGGCTGGCCTGATCGCTCTTGTAGGCACGCTGTTTGCCATTGCCTATACCGTGGTTCGGCCCTTCCTGCCTTTTACGCCGGTAGAGTACGGCACATGGGCCGGCATCAGCCTGCATGAGATTGCCCACGTCGCTTTGGCCGGAGCTCCGGCCGGAACAGACGGTCTGGCCATTGCCCTGCTGGCCAAGCTGGGCCGAGTATTCCTGCTCGTGCCGCTCAGCTTCGTTCTGCTCTTCTGGATGAACCGCAAAAATAACAAGAAACAGATACCGTCCGCGAATGCCGCATCCAAAATCGAGTTCCCGTGGTTCTTGATCGGTTTTATTCTGATGAGCTTGTTTGGCAGCTATGTGCTGGGCCAGGCCATCACGCTTCCTGAGGCGATAATGAATGATATTTCGGTAGTGACTTCCTTCCTGCTGAGTATGGCCATGATCGGACTCGGGCTGAACGTGAGCCTGAAGGATGTCAGAAGCAAAGCGATGCGTCCGCTGCTGATTATGGTGATCGTATCGGTGCTGCTGTCGGGTCTTGCGTACCTGATGGTCTGA
- a CDS encoding LysR family transcriptional regulator gives MEQSLQVFITVAEQRNFTRAAELLHMTQPAVSSYIQTLERALGARLLDRTNKYVQLNKAGEIVYHHAKEILNLYTRMGNLLDDLQHTASGPLTIGASYTFGEYILPHVLTRLRELYPKVSPTITIANSKVILDLTARRQLDIGIVEGELKEKELTGVSADSFAEDQMFITASPRHPASGQIEISAADLAEHTWIVREEGSGTRQMQEKAFEQLGFQPAHLLVIGSTQAIKEAVDAGLGLTLLSRWTLRKELEAGSLQLLQLDGFPLTRQFSLVMPESQFQTKATELLAAMIRDGEGFPED, from the coding sequence ATGGAACAATCCTTACAAGTCTTCATTACCGTTGCCGAGCAGCGGAATTTTACCCGGGCAGCTGAGCTGCTGCATATGACCCAGCCGGCCGTCAGCAGCTATATCCAAACCCTGGAGCGAGCCTTGGGCGCACGTCTGCTAGACCGGACGAACAAATACGTCCAGCTGAACAAAGCCGGGGAAATCGTCTACCACCATGCCAAAGAAATCCTGAACCTTTACACCCGCATGGGGAATCTTCTCGACGATCTCCAGCATACCGCCAGCGGTCCGCTGACCATCGGGGCAAGCTATACGTTTGGCGAATATATTTTACCGCATGTGTTAACCAGGCTTCGCGAGCTGTACCCGAAGGTATCGCCAACCATTACGATCGCCAATTCGAAAGTAATTCTGGACCTGACCGCGCGCAGACAGCTGGACATCGGGATCGTGGAAGGCGAACTTAAAGAGAAAGAGCTGACAGGCGTCAGCGCTGATTCTTTTGCAGAAGATCAAATGTTTATCACCGCCTCCCCCCGCCACCCGGCGTCAGGACAAATAGAGATCTCGGCCGCTGATTTGGCTGAGCATACGTGGATTGTACGCGAAGAAGGCTCCGGAACCCGGCAAATGCAGGAAAAAGCGTTTGAGCAGCTCGGCTTCCAGCCTGCCCATCTGCTCGTCATCGGCAGTACGCAGGCGATCAAGGAAGCCGTCGATGCCGGCCTTGGCCTCACCCTGCTCTCCCGCTGGACGCTGCGCAAGGAACTCGAAGCCGGTTCCCTTCAGCTTCTGCAGCTGGATGGATTCCCGCTCACACGCCAATTCTCACTGGTCATGCCGGAAAGCCAGTTCCAGACCAAAGCAACCGAGCTGCTGGCGGCCATGATCCGGGACGGGGAAGGTTTTCCGGAAGATTAA